A genome region from Anopheles stephensi strain Indian chromosome 2, UCI_ANSTEP_V1.0, whole genome shotgun sequence includes the following:
- the LOC118505112 gene encoding uncharacterized protein LOC118505112: protein MIRSERIFDTIAIVVCFGLLIARCCSLPATDIAPKLHNAQQNRTELFAYPAEQSAVESKQNARNRTPIYIPKQCAENEILYPGDHENDWVCDCKPTYVYHPQTQQCYQMYTKGYCPAGNVIYIEPKGKTPVCLPNQCPDGTVRFMNVCAVLNKEHALCHLANLRMVVGINEDTHELECVNISDVAFNRTLINNSNNTRE, encoded by the exons ATGATACGATCGGAACGCATTTTCGACACCATCGCCATCGTGGTCTGCTTTGGGTTGCTTATCGCAAGGTGCTGCTCTCTGCCCGCCACTGATATTGCACCGAAGCTGCACAACGCCCAGCAAAACAGGACGGAACTGTTTGCGTACCCCGCCGAACAGTCGGCCGTCGAATCGAAGCAAAACGCACGG AACCGTACGCCCATCTACATACCGAAGCAATGTGCAGAGAACGAGATCCTCTATCCGGGTGACCACGAGAACGATTGGGTTTGTGATTGTAAGCCAA CGTACGTGTACCATCCGCAAACGCAACAGTGCTACCAAATGTACACCAAAGGATACTGTCCGGCCGGCAATGTAATTTACATCGAgccgaaaggaaaaaccccGGTCTGCCTGCCGAACCAGTGTCCGGACGGGACGGTGCGCTTTATGAACGTGTGTGCCGTGCTCAACAAAGAGCACGCGCTGTGCCATCTGGCCAACCTTAGGATGGTGGTGGGAATTAACGAAGATACGCACGAACTGGAGTGTGTGAACATTTCCGATGTAGCGTTCAATCGGACCTtgatcaacaacagcaacaatacGCGGGAGTAg
- the LOC118505114 gene encoding uncharacterized protein LOC118505114, with product MKLPAALLAFAAILMIGFVPGLSACNFGLGSRVNGEYVLHTITVTKRANEAPENLVLQLDYKASPLLNQQITYSSIQTASTTACRFSYPAENNSKRVQATIESTIPISEFIVTMTVYGFNWG from the exons ATGAAGTTGCCTGCAGCGTTGTTGGCTTTCGCAGCCATTTTGATGATCGGATTTGTTCCGGGGCTGTCAGCGTGCAATTTTGGTCTGGGTAGTCGTGTTAATG GTGAATATGTGCTGCACACCATAACGGTTACAAAGCGGGCAAACGAAGCACCAGAAAACCTAGTCTTACAGCTAGACTATAAAGCTAGCCCACTGCTCAACCAGCAGATTACCTACAGCAGCATCCAGACGGCATCAACGACTGCCTGCCGGTTTTCCTATCCAGCGGAAAATAATAGCAAACGCGTGCAGGCAACAATCGAAAGCACTATACCGATATCAGAATTCATTGTGACCATGACCGTGTACGGATTCAACTGGGGttaa